A single Xylella taiwanensis DNA region contains:
- a CDS encoding disulfide bond formation protein B: MNPLQWSFRAQCLTGFSFCTGLLAYAIFLQLHQGLEPCPLCIFQRIAFAVLGILFLIAGLYNSPNIRTRKAYGLLIFLTAAIGTGIASRHVWVQVMPHHAMSSCGPPLSFLSETMGPFEMFRTVLTGTSNCGNIDWQLWGLSMPMWSMVCFVALALLGLFTGFKVERRQPSPFS; the protein is encoded by the coding sequence ATGAATCCATTGCAGTGGAGTTTCAGGGCTCAATGCTTAACCGGCTTCTCATTTTGTACAGGTTTGCTGGCATATGCGATTTTTCTGCAACTGCATCAAGGGCTGGAACCATGTCCGCTATGCATCTTCCAGCGCATCGCATTCGCAGTGCTAGGCATCCTGTTTCTAATCGCCGGACTGTACAACTCCCCAAACATACGTACGCGCAAAGCATACGGCCTATTGATATTTCTGACAGCGGCAATCGGTACCGGCATCGCTTCGCGGCATGTCTGGGTACAAGTCATGCCACATCATGCAATGTCCTCCTGTGGTCCACCATTAAGCTTTCTCAGTGAAACGATGGGGCCGTTTGAAATGTTCCGCACGGTATTAACAGGTACCAGCAACTGCGGCAACATTGATTGGCAGCTTTGGGGGCTGTCAATGCCGATGTGGAGCATGGTTTGTTTCGTCGCGTTGGCGCTGCTTGGGCTGTTCACAGGCTTCAAAGTTGAAAGAAGGCAACCCAGCCCCTTTAGTTGA
- a CDS encoding OmpA family protein, which yields MKKKILTAALLGGIAIIQVASAQEFDDRWYLAGSTGFNFQDKRRLTNDAPFLTLGLGKFINPVWSIDGTLNYQNPKFKRNKDLNWSQYGVSLDFRRHFIQENRGWNPYLLLGAGYQRSEEEFDNTPNVNSPGERKKSNFAAKVGAGLQTTFSSHVAVRAEVAYRGDFDKGSVRQPVAGVATPSSKKWFGDTLASIGVVIPLGPAAAAPPPPPAPAPPPPPPPPAPSCAELDSDGDGVNDCEDKCPNSQPGQTIGPDGCPVPVSIDLKGVNFDFDKATLRPDAVAILGEAAEILRRYPDLHVEVAGHTDSIGPAAYNQKLSERRAKVVYNYLRSNGIDASRLIGPVGYGESHPIDTNKTPAGRAKNRRTELNVQN from the coding sequence ATGAAAAAGAAAATCCTTACTGCTGCGCTGCTGGGTGGTATAGCTATCATCCAAGTTGCTTCTGCACAGGAATTCGATGACCGGTGGTATCTAGCTGGTTCTACGGGATTTAACTTCCAAGACAAGCGTCGTCTCACCAACGATGCTCCTTTTTTAACTCTTGGACTTGGTAAATTCATCAATCCAGTTTGGTCGATCGACGGCACGCTGAACTATCAGAACCCGAAGTTCAAAAGAAACAAAGATCTAAACTGGAGCCAATATGGTGTCTCCCTCGATTTTCGTCGCCATTTCATCCAGGAAAACCGTGGTTGGAATCCTTACTTGCTGTTAGGAGCAGGCTACCAACGTTCGGAAGAGGAGTTTGATAACACTCCAAATGTGAACTCTCCTGGCGAGCGTAAAAAAAGCAACTTCGCTGCCAAGGTTGGTGCTGGCTTGCAAACTACCTTCAGCAGTCATGTTGCTGTACGTGCTGAAGTGGCTTATCGCGGTGATTTCGACAAGGGTAGTGTGCGTCAGCCGGTCGCTGGCGTTGCCACTCCTTCGAGCAAGAAATGGTTTGGTGATACCTTGGCTTCAATTGGTGTCGTGATCCCTCTGGGACCAGCTGCTGCAGCGCCGCCGCCGCCGCCTGCTCCAGCACCGCCGCCGCCGCCGCCGCCGCCTGCTCCAAGCTGTGCTGAATTGGATAGCGATGGCGATGGCGTCAACGATTGTGAAGACAAGTGCCCGAACTCGCAGCCCGGCCAGACGATTGGACCAGATGGATGTCCGGTGCCAGTCTCGATCGATCTGAAAGGCGTGAACTTCGATTTCGACAAGGCAACTCTTCGCCCTGATGCTGTTGCGATTCTTGGAGAGGCTGCCGAAATCTTGAGGCGCTACCCTGACCTGCATGTCGAAGTGGCTGGCCATACCGATTCGATAGGTCCGGCTGCTTATAACCAGAAACTGTCGGAACGTCGCGCCAAAGTTGTGTACAACTACCTGCGTAGTAATGGTATCGACGCATCGCGCCTGATTGGACCAGTCGGATATGGAGAGAGCCATCCAATTGATACAAACAAGACTCCCGCAGGTCGTGCAAAGAACCGTCGTACTGAGTTGAACGTTCAGAATTGA